One Brevibacterium spongiae DNA segment encodes these proteins:
- a CDS encoding phosphatase PAP2 family protein — MTRLRRWPYTFAMVLALLVGAAAVFSSLFLDLPLRDPDGFLGPSYIRLPLLILGFIGAGLIVETVRRNGWRNLPTSVVDIAKKEWNTHRLLCIGAGLLSFYVCYVAYRNLKSVLPVYREGTLFDQQLFRLDHWLAGGNTPAVLLHELLGTGIAANLLSIAYLAYLPLIPISLGAVLVLNRRLAVGAWYTTMLSLNWVLGTVSYYLLPSVGPVFSHPEVFRALPDTGVSELQESLIDTRLDYLSNPIGSDSIQGVAAFASLHVSVTFAAALFMTLTKQHRAVQVFTWIFFGVTVVATLYFGWHYILDDIAGIGIGWASVMLAARVTGHRRTRPKPVAPAPELSDSTVSLPLPDTVPSSVTDAVPDTESDAEAAARGPLDPIPEDAPELAPDERVERPA; from the coding sequence ATGACCAGATTGCGACGTTGGCCCTACACCTTTGCCATGGTGCTCGCTCTCCTCGTCGGAGCGGCCGCCGTGTTCTCCTCCCTCTTCCTCGATCTCCCGCTGCGAGACCCCGACGGATTCCTCGGCCCCTCATACATCCGTCTGCCTCTGCTGATTCTCGGATTCATCGGCGCCGGGCTGATCGTGGAAACGGTGAGGCGAAACGGGTGGCGAAATCTGCCGACGTCTGTCGTCGACATCGCAAAGAAGGAGTGGAACACCCACCGGCTGCTGTGCATCGGCGCCGGGCTGCTGAGTTTCTACGTCTGCTACGTCGCCTACCGCAATCTCAAGAGCGTGCTGCCGGTGTACCGCGAGGGCACCCTCTTCGATCAGCAGCTGTTCCGCCTCGACCATTGGCTCGCCGGCGGCAACACTCCGGCCGTGCTCCTGCACGAACTCCTGGGGACCGGCATTGCGGCAAACCTGCTGTCGATCGCGTACCTCGCTTACCTGCCTCTCATTCCGATCAGCCTCGGCGCGGTCCTCGTGCTCAATCGCAGACTCGCCGTCGGCGCTTGGTATACGACGATGTTGAGCCTCAATTGGGTACTCGGCACTGTCAGCTACTATCTCCTGCCTTCGGTCGGTCCCGTGTTCAGCCACCCGGAGGTCTTCCGGGCGCTGCCCGACACCGGAGTCAGTGAGCTCCAGGAATCCCTCATCGACACTCGCCTCGACTACCTCAGCAACCCGATCGGAAGCGATTCCATCCAGGGTGTCGCCGCGTTCGCTTCGCTTCACGTCTCCGTCACCTTCGCCGCAGCACTGTTCATGACGCTGACCAAACAGCATCGCGCCGTCCAGGTGTTCACCTGGATCTTCTTCGGTGTGACGGTCGTAGCCACGCTCTACTTCGGATGGCATTACATCCTCGACGACATCGCGGGCATCGGCATCGGCTGGGCTTCGGTGATGCTCGCCGCTCGGGTGACCGGACATCGCCGAACCCGTCCGAAGCCGGTCGCGCCCGCACCTGAGCTCTCGGATTCGACCGTGTCCCTCCCCCTGCCCGACACCGTGCCCAGCTCAGTGACCGATGCCGTGCCAGACACGGAATCCGACGCCGAGGCGGCCGCCCGCGGACCGCTCGATCCGATCCCAGAGGACGCCCCGGAGCTGGCACCCGACGAGCGCGTCGAGCGACCGGCATAG
- a CDS encoding DEAD/DEAH box helicase, with protein sequence MTGSGCLPPIHGTGTPSGTSKGHPITTSQTRTNPRSTRTRGGSNRNANTGSTGNRTKKATPAPTSFAELGVPAKLVDSLDREGKTQAFPIQQDTLPDTLAGRDVLGRGKTGSGKTLAFSIPLVARLAESVKGSQKFRHPRGLVLAPTRELATQITEVIDPLAKAVGLRTTTIFGGVKQRRQENALNSGVDIVVACPGRLEDLLQQDILTLKHIEVTILDEADHMADLGFLPGVTRILKQTPTEGQRMFFSATLDNDVDKLVRRFLHNEVLHSVDEATSHVSAMTHHVFEVSNDDKNELVHKLASGTGRRILFTRTKHRAKRFARQLTAAGIPAVDLHGNLSQGARDRNLAAFTNGEAKVLVATDIAARGVHVDSVELVVHVDPPTEHKAYLHRSGRTARAGSAGDVVTIMTPDQRKDTQILLRKAAIKATPQKVTAVSPEVTELVGEIAEFVAPQPKEPVQPRKKTEPAKSGGRSSRRRGGRGGRGGSGGTGSGQGGRNNGSGRSSEGNRRRESARGSRTGGQGSASRSGQPANRRSSDSRGTSPETRRRNRVRTGGSEQVYSTSS encoded by the coding sequence ATGACCGGAAGCGGCTGCCTGCCACCTATTCACGGCACCGGCACGCCCTCCGGCACGTCGAAGGGCCACCCCATCACTACTTCACAGACACGCACCAATCCCCGCAGCACCCGCACTCGCGGAGGCAGCAACCGCAACGCCAACACAGGCAGCACCGGCAATCGCACGAAGAAGGCCACCCCGGCACCCACCTCGTTCGCCGAACTCGGTGTCCCCGCCAAGCTCGTCGACTCCCTCGACCGTGAAGGCAAGACCCAGGCCTTCCCCATTCAGCAGGACACTCTGCCCGACACGCTGGCCGGCCGCGATGTGCTCGGCCGCGGAAAGACCGGGTCCGGCAAGACCCTGGCATTCTCCATTCCACTCGTCGCCCGCCTGGCCGAATCCGTCAAGGGTTCGCAGAAGTTCCGCCATCCGCGCGGACTCGTGCTCGCTCCCACCCGCGAACTCGCCACGCAGATCACCGAGGTCATCGACCCGTTGGCCAAGGCCGTGGGCCTGCGGACGACGACGATCTTCGGCGGCGTCAAACAGCGCCGCCAGGAGAACGCACTCAATTCCGGCGTCGACATCGTCGTGGCCTGCCCCGGCCGCCTCGAGGATCTGCTCCAGCAGGACATCCTCACGCTCAAGCACATCGAGGTCACCATCCTCGACGAGGCCGACCACATGGCTGACCTGGGCTTCCTGCCCGGCGTCACCCGCATCCTCAAGCAGACCCCGACCGAGGGGCAGCGGATGTTCTTCTCCGCCACGCTGGACAACGACGTCGACAAGCTCGTCCGTCGCTTCCTCCACAACGAGGTGCTGCACTCCGTCGACGAGGCGACCTCGCATGTATCGGCGATGACCCACCACGTGTTCGAAGTGTCGAACGACGACAAGAACGAGCTTGTGCACAAGCTCGCCTCCGGCACGGGCCGCCGCATTCTCTTCACTCGTACGAAACACCGCGCCAAGCGCTTCGCCCGCCAGCTCACCGCTGCTGGCATCCCGGCCGTCGACCTGCACGGAAACCTGTCTCAGGGTGCCCGCGATCGCAACCTCGCCGCGTTCACCAATGGTGAGGCGAAGGTGCTCGTGGCCACGGACATCGCCGCCCGCGGCGTCCATGTCGACTCCGTCGAGCTCGTCGTCCATGTCGATCCTCCGACCGAGCACAAGGCCTACCTGCACCGTTCCGGACGCACCGCGCGTGCCGGCAGCGCAGGTGATGTCGTCACGATCATGACTCCTGACCAGCGCAAAGATACCCAGATCCTGCTGCGCAAGGCCGCCATCAAGGCGACCCCGCAGAAGGTCACCGCAGTGTCTCCCGAGGTGACCGAGCTCGTCGGTGAGATCGCCGAGTTCGTCGCCCCGCAGCCGAAGGAACCCGTCCAGCCGCGCAAGAAGACCGAACCGGCGAAGTCCGGTGGTCGTTCGTCCCGTCGCCGAGGCGGCCGTGGCGGACGCGGTGGAAGCGGTGGCACCGGTTCCGGCCAGGGCGGTCGAAACAATGGTTCCGGTCGCAGCAGCGAAGGCAACCGCCGTCGCGAGTCTGCTCGCGGCAGCCGCACCGGCGGTCAGGGTTCAGCTTCGCGCTCCGGTCAGCCGGCCAACCGCCGTTCATCCGATTCGCGCGGCACGAGCCCGGAGACCCGTCGCCGCAATCGCGTGCGCACCGGAGGCTCCGAACAGGTCTACTCGACCAGCAGCTGA
- the crtI gene encoding phytoene desaturase family protein — protein MSRVIVIGGGIAGLATSALLARDGHEVTLLDRGSSLGGRAGSVEDRGFRFDTGPSWFLMREVYDHFFALLGTSTDEQLDLRLLDPGYRVFSEPDDVTGLRSVEVPHGIDAVADLFESIEPGGGAAVRKYVRSAGLTAEVARNRFLYNPFAKLRPAIGRDVLRSLPQLTRLLLRPLAKFVERRFEESILRRILTYPAVFLGTDPNRAPAIYHLLSAFDLDQGVFYPMGGFWAVVERLEALARGAGVTVVTSAEVTEVMTQDRRGRTVVSGVRWTDSDGRSHVELADLVVSAADLHHTETELLPPQSRSYPEAAWSKVESGPGAIIAMLGVDGSLPELDHHSLFFTDEWEENLQAIFGAKQKIPEPASMYVCKPSATDPAVAPDGCENLFVLIPVPADVEIGHGGSDREGSPVLEAAVDAAIERIEQWAGIEDLSSRTRLRRTLGPADFARDFHSWKGGMLGPAHILRQSAFLRMQNQSRRVDGLYYAGATTAPGIGVPMCLISAEVVAKRIRGDHSAGPTPV, from the coding sequence ATGAGTCGGGTGATCGTCATCGGCGGGGGAATCGCCGGTCTCGCCACCTCGGCGCTTCTGGCCCGCGACGGACATGAGGTCACCCTCCTCGATCGAGGCAGCAGCCTCGGCGGGCGCGCGGGCAGTGTTGAGGATCGGGGATTCCGGTTCGACACCGGACCATCGTGGTTCCTCATGCGGGAGGTCTACGACCATTTCTTCGCACTGCTCGGCACGAGCACGGATGAGCAGCTGGATCTGCGGCTCCTCGACCCCGGGTATCGGGTCTTCTCGGAGCCTGATGATGTCACCGGTCTGCGCAGCGTGGAAGTGCCGCACGGGATCGATGCGGTAGCTGATCTGTTCGAGAGCATCGAGCCGGGAGGGGGTGCCGCGGTGCGGAAGTATGTGCGATCCGCGGGGCTGACAGCCGAAGTCGCCCGCAACCGGTTCCTCTACAACCCCTTCGCGAAGCTGAGGCCGGCCATCGGCCGAGACGTTCTCCGGTCTCTGCCGCAGCTGACCCGATTGCTGCTGCGGCCGCTTGCGAAATTCGTGGAGCGGCGGTTCGAGGAATCGATCCTGCGTCGGATCCTGACGTATCCGGCGGTGTTCCTCGGCACCGACCCCAATCGCGCTCCCGCGATCTACCACCTGTTGAGCGCATTCGACCTGGACCAGGGCGTCTTCTATCCGATGGGTGGATTCTGGGCCGTCGTCGAACGTCTGGAAGCGCTGGCCCGTGGGGCCGGGGTCACGGTCGTCACCTCGGCGGAGGTGACCGAAGTGATGACACAGGATCGACGCGGTCGAACGGTCGTCAGCGGAGTCCGCTGGACCGATTCCGATGGTCGATCGCATGTGGAGCTGGCCGACCTCGTCGTGTCTGCGGCCGACCTGCATCATACGGAGACCGAGCTGCTTCCGCCGCAATCACGCAGCTACCCCGAAGCGGCGTGGTCGAAGGTCGAGAGCGGACCCGGGGCGATCATTGCGATGCTCGGCGTCGACGGGAGCCTGCCCGAACTCGATCATCATTCGCTGTTCTTCACCGATGAGTGGGAGGAGAACCTGCAGGCGATCTTCGGTGCCAAGCAGAAGATCCCCGAGCCGGCGTCGATGTATGTGTGCAAACCCAGCGCCACGGATCCTGCGGTCGCACCGGATGGGTGTGAGAATCTCTTCGTTCTAATCCCGGTTCCGGCGGACGTGGAGATCGGCCACGGGGGATCGGACCGGGAGGGAAGTCCCGTCCTCGAGGCGGCCGTCGATGCTGCGATCGAGCGCATCGAACAGTGGGCCGGAATCGAGGACCTGAGCTCTCGGACCAGACTGCGGCGAACCCTCGGCCCGGCCGATTTCGCTCGGGACTTCCACTCCTGGAAGGGCGGAATGCTCGGGCCGGCGCACATCCTCCGGCAGAGCGCATTTCTGCGGATGCAGAATCAGTCACGACGCGTGGACGGGCTCTATTACGCCGGAGCAACGACTGCGCCGGGGATCGGTGTGCCGATGTGCCTCATCAGCGCCGAGGTCGTGGCCAAACGAATTCGCGGCGATCACTCGGCAGGCCCGACGCCCGTGTGA